In one window of Saprospiraceae bacterium DNA:
- a CDS encoding peptidoglycan DD-metalloendopeptidase family protein, giving the protein MALSILIFCTTGSGILLLISAQQATQKIHADHEQLQKITNKVKQTEKLLESAKGKKSNTLRQIELLNSQISYRNELLDVLKSNLEKNNKDLSESLRIIEENRINVQNTQKLYVDFLKKKLLHKITFNPVLSLLHQENLEHQVKRWYLLQWLEKNLLQTMTTLDSSYQMLVFRQEELNAKTKVQKALVEVSQDENKCLLEDMVALQGMKKELENLEGHLYKDLISYKTKKEEAARIISGNIRDLDHKSTKSSRNNEILKLNFPVNFPIITSRFGKNIESGNPNLVLRNNGIDIQSTGPFVKSAADAKVIQIRRLPSSDYLLITKTGNYYLVYSNLQSVLLKEGELLNKGTTLGKSSPNESGAYELHFEVWEGSKPTDPLKFMVDH; this is encoded by the coding sequence TTGGCGTTATCCATATTGATTTTTTGCACGACCGGTTCCGGGATACTGCTTCTCATTTCTGCACAACAAGCTACCCAAAAAATCCACGCAGATCATGAACAACTTCAGAAAATTACTAACAAGGTCAAGCAAACGGAGAAATTATTGGAATCCGCAAAAGGAAAAAAGTCCAACACCCTAAGACAAATAGAATTACTGAACAGCCAAATCTCTTACAGGAATGAATTGTTGGATGTCTTAAAATCGAATCTCGAAAAGAATAATAAAGATCTTTCAGAGTCTCTCAGAATTATTGAGGAGAACCGTATAAATGTTCAAAATACACAGAAATTATATGTGGATTTCCTGAAGAAAAAACTGCTGCATAAAATTACATTCAACCCGGTTTTGAGTTTATTACACCAGGAAAATCTGGAACATCAGGTAAAAAGGTGGTACCTTCTGCAATGGTTGGAAAAGAATTTATTACAAACCATGACTACCCTGGATTCTTCTTATCAAATGCTTGTATTTCGTCAGGAAGAATTAAATGCAAAAACGAAAGTGCAGAAAGCACTTGTCGAAGTAAGTCAGGATGAAAACAAATGTTTACTTGAAGATATGGTAGCCTTGCAGGGTATGAAGAAGGAATTAGAAAATCTCGAAGGACATTTGTACAAAGATTTGATATCATATAAGACGAAAAAGGAAGAAGCTGCACGAATCATTTCCGGCAACATCAGAGATCTGGACCATAAATCGACAAAATCATCGAGAAATAATGAAATTCTCAAATTGAATTTTCCTGTCAATTTTCCCATTATTACATCCCGGTTTGGAAAAAATATCGAATCCGGGAATCCGAATCTGGTTTTGAGAAACAATGGTATAGATATTCAGTCTACCGGCCCCTTTGTAAAATCAGCTGCTGATGCCAAAGTCATTCAAATCAGGAGATTGCCTTCATCCGATTATCTTCTGATCACAAAAACAGGAAATTATTATCTGGTGTATTCCAATCTCCAATCCGTCTTATTAAAAGAAGGAGAGCTATTAAACAAAGGAACAACGCTCGGAAAATCTTCACCCAATGAGTCTGGTGCTTACGAGTTGCATTTCGAAGTTTGGGAAGGTAGTAAACCCACAGATCCTTTGAAGTTTATGGTGGATCATTAA
- a CDS encoding DUF4292 domain-containing protein → MKSSVNNLGLGHFIFFLTVILSVISCSRKTSGIPDDRKSDFILNDSIQAEQFREFLLNNIAFKYIAGKGQVQIKNADEVLESTIHSSLVSDSAIHISIRKLGIEIARLLLHQDSFKMLNRIEKTFNTGLLRQLEFLDSKLHLNQCMLQNILLFGYHLPETLDYRLSFKGKTYLLEGQSESEQILLYGDRLNLRPQRFIWKESNRLLESQIEEYRPLHEKSIPYKLTFRFTEPSVDPLNLILYWNKLDDRPIKSMSFNIPEHYTRIAK, encoded by the coding sequence ATGAAAAGCAGCGTAAACAATCTCGGGCTTGGCCATTTTATTTTTTTCCTGACTGTGATCCTGAGTGTGATCTCATGCAGCAGAAAAACTTCAGGAATACCCGATGATCGCAAAAGTGATTTTATCCTGAATGATTCAATTCAGGCAGAACAGTTCAGAGAATTTCTGTTAAATAACATTGCATTCAAATACATCGCAGGAAAAGGACAGGTGCAGATAAAAAACGCCGATGAAGTATTGGAATCTACCATACACAGTTCCCTGGTGAGCGATAGCGCTATTCACATCAGTATCCGTAAATTGGGAATTGAGATCGCAAGACTACTGCTCCACCAGGATAGTTTTAAAATGCTCAATCGAATCGAAAAAACGTTTAACACGGGTCTTCTTCGACAGCTGGAATTCCTGGATTCAAAATTGCATTTGAATCAATGCATGCTGCAAAACATACTTTTGTTTGGTTATCATTTGCCAGAAACTTTGGATTACAGGCTCTCTTTCAAGGGAAAGACTTACCTACTGGAAGGGCAATCCGAGTCAGAACAAATTTTACTCTATGGTGACCGGTTAAATTTAAGACCCCAACGTTTCATTTGGAAAGAATCAAATCGTTTACTCGAAAGTCAAATTGAAGAATACAGGCCACTGCATGAAAAATCAATTCCATACAAACTTACATTTCGTTTTACCGAGCCGTCGGTGGACCCTTTGAATTTGATTCTGTATTGGAACAAACTTGATGACCGGCCTATTAAAAGTATGTCTTTCAACATTCCAGAGCATTATACCCGGATCGCCAAATGA